ttggtTTAATCCCACAATattatcttccattttttttctttgaccGCAATACGAGCTGCGGCCTAAATGAGCCGCATTTCCAACTGCGGTGCTGTGTGAACCGCACTTCCTAATGCGGTGTGGTATGAATCGCATTTTCATTTGTGGTTACGGTCTGCCGCATTTGCAGCTGCTATTCTACGTCGGCGTGCTCTTAATCACTGTCTTCGTCCAATCAATCCAGAAATGTATTTAATCTAGCATCTATGTCCTTTAACCACTGCAGTTAAGGCTTTCACTTTCATTTCATCCAATCTAAAAATGCATTCTAGcacatacaaatataatatactaCGTGAGAAGAGAGAACAAAGGGGGTGGGTGTAGGGTTTCAAGATGTGAAATGCGACAGAAAAGTAAGGGGTgagtattttaattgttaaatgaCTCAATAAAGATTTTGACAGGATTACTattggaataataaaaaaattggaaggTGTAAAATGATATCTGTCAGGTGAAAAAAGAAACACTCAAACGAAGATTGAAAAAGTGGTTTATCCCgccatttttcactttccatTCCACGCTAATTCTTTAAAAcgaacataaaataaattgacaaTCTGTCTTCGCCAATCCACGGTAACAGTAGTTTTGTTGAAACGAACACGGCATTAAAGTTGTAATAAAATACTGCTATCAAGTCAGGGTAATAGGTTCCTTGCATCTCCATGGAAAATTTGAGCCCTTGGTTATCtagcaattaaagaaaattgaagcCATATGCATTAAACCAGACTGTGCCAATAATTTTGGGCACAATCAACTTCCTTTCTTTCTAGAAAGATATTAACCCAACCCTCCTTTCGTTATCAGAAATCCATTTATTAATGGAGACATTTTGCATCTTCTCTAGTAGCTATTTGAGTACTCATTCTTCTAGTAGAAAACCTTATTCTGGATGATTCTGCAATTGAAATACAAGGTTGTTGCAAAATGGACGTTTTAGGAGAgacgaaaatagaaaaaaattaaaaactctaATTATGAGATAGATGTGGGAATTTTTAGGGTGTTAAGAATAGggaattataaattataactgTGCAGTAGCTTGATATAATAATCGATTTTGTATAGCCAATTACTACCAAAGAACTTATTTGATGAAATCAACACAAAATTAGTCACTCTCAACAACTATTTTTCGAAAATTTTCAGCCTACAGATATGGTcgattattatttcattttacataaatttttaaatcatctgaaaatcaattatcaatcaTTGAGAAGATATCTGATTCTTCTAATTAGTCGTTTGAGTTTGATGAGCTTGAACCATTTTTCTCTCAAGCAATATAAGTCttattctttttgaaaattttcttttttttcatcaccCCTGTTgataaaaaacaacaacactcaatcttCCAAGAATTCAAagttatagttttaattatacttagtttttaatattgattttcaCAAACAAATAGAGTTTTTATAATAACCATAATCCTATGGCTCtaaatgaaaagttattttaatagtttcttaTACTATTAATAATTATCCTGTTAGTTTGatcattttgaaaaacttttgttaacttttatttagtgtatttatatattttattataatggttgttattttgaataattatattaatattatacatatttttacttatttttttttatcaattttataatatcttatttaattttacactattttattataaaagattgtatcacaaattattaatgatataatataaaacatcacaattaatttgttttaaggtttaaattctttttttgtccctaagttaacttctgatgttcagtttagtctccgcttttaaaaatgtcaacctttagtcccatatgaaaaatgtatcaaatcaattCTCATGACAGCACTTAACGAAAGGtattatgaacaacaaattacttaatgaaaaatttgtgatttgttaacgaataagactgatttgatacatttttcatatcatatggatgactaaaggttgacatttttaaaagtggaggagactaaactgaatattagaacttaacttagggactaaaaaatggtttaaaccttgtTTTAATTTACCAAAACATAAATATTCCATCaatcaagaaaaaaatgttaaatattttatcattaaagttGTCAATTACATATATGgtaatgaattatttttgctTGATCATTGttgcttttataattttaactttcttaattctatttataattataggtaaattttataatacagTATCATcctatttaataaataaaaataacttataaataaaatatcatcaaaatcataaaatagtcTAAAAGAGACATTTATTTATGTTGAGTTAGATGATAAACTTTAAATCtgcaatattatatttaaatacaatagACAATTTTGTTcgattcataatttttaatttaaaattttaaccaaacagttggatttagataaaaaaaaaggtttaatcaattttaacttttacagaattatatatatatatatatatatatatatatatatatatatatatatatatatatatatataggttttgCTAATTTACTTAAAgtgatttttcagttggtacattttagcaaagtgtaccaaattttagattacaaaaatatccttatttaaaaaaaacacactttAAATATAGGGAtactttagtaattttaaaatttaatttaaataaaaaataaaaaaaagatagttattcattaattgttttttaaaataaaaaataaaaagaaagttaattatttttcactactaagaaatatttttaattataatatttataaatagatataatttttatagtacgttgttttttaaaaattgatagaCAACATATTTTTCATGACTTAAAATGTATCTTgtgcaatttttattttcatgactTTATAAAACTCGTCTGCGTTTATAGAACCGTCAGGGTTTATAAAACTCGTATGAATTTATAAAACCcggattaaaaaaacaactaccttttattttattttttattttaaaaaacaaataccttttaaaaaatatataataaaaactaataacttctCGTAAGGATTTTtcataactaccttttattttttttattttaaattaaattttaaaattattaaaatacctttagatttaaagttgattttcttttttaacagaaacatttttgtaacctaaaacttggtacactatgttaaaatgtaccaactaaaaaactcccttacgtaaattagcaaaccctatatatatatatatatatatattatatttatattttatatttaattatatttttaaagtaaacaaaatataacaatatatgcatatttctattttattttatcaattttataacagtttttttaataatcttatactattttgttacaaaaaattgtattaaatgatataatataaaatattacatttaaacatgtttgttttaatctactaaaaaataagtattccatcaattcaacaaaaattgttaaattttatcattgaaGTTGTCAATTACATATATATggtaatgaattatttttttctgattATTGTTGCTTTTATAATTTCAACTTTcttaattctatttataattatgggtaaattttataatacaaatttatcatcttatttaataaataaaaataacttatttatatctcatctttaattatatttttatttctatgtaAAAGTTACaaccatatataaaataaggATTCTAAgcaacaatattttatattttatattttatataaaatattaaaattagaacaatattttttatttctaagcaaatattagaaaaagattttaaatccTGTATGTTGCTGGGCCTTGAAGTCAAAGAAGGATCTGCAACCACGACTTCAATCGAGATAAAAGCCCAATGTTCGATGTTCCTCTTTCTGTTCAAACCAAAAACCCTAACGCCCTCCTGCCTCCGTTCAATTAGCAATGGTAtcatcttcttgttcttcttctttcctgcattttttattttctgattcTATTCACAGTTTGAATTGTTTAATCAATTGCTGAATTTCCTTATTGTGTTTGTGTTGGTGCAAAACGCAGACAGGAGAACCAGTGAACCCCAAAGCTTACCCTTTGGCTGATGCCCAGCTCACAATAACCATACTAGATCTTGTTCAGCAAGCTGCAAACTATAAGCAGCTCAAAAAAGGTGCAAATGAAGGTAACTAGCTAATTGTATTTGCttaatgttaacttttttttttattactccTCACTGTGTATGATAAATgaataatgtaatttttctaTTGGATTTGCAGCCACCAAGACTCTTAACAGAGGTATCTCTGAGTTTGTTGTAATGGCTGCTGATACTGAGCCCCTTGAGATTCTTCTCCATCTTCCTCTACTTGCTGAAGACAaggtattttattttccttatatgCAGTAACATACtatttattgtttgatattgtttACAATTGCATCTACAATTGTTTGACAACCTTGTTTTTGAGATGTTTCATTTACTGCTAAGGAAGTTTTGAACCTCAATTTGTGTTAGCTTAGCCATTAGCGATCATGAGGCACATCCATAATGATGAATGGTCTGCATATTGTGATATTAGTGAAAGCCAAGTAGTATTGTAAATCTTTCTTGCCAAGTGTGACTAATTGAAAAATACTAGGGTTTTTTTAACCATTCCTGCTGATTTGTTTTAATTGGATGCTGATCTGATTTTTGTGTATTactcatttcaatttttcagAACGTTCCCTATGTGTTTGTCCCATCAAAACAAGCACTTGGACGTGCTTGTGGGGTCACTAGGCCAGTGATTTCTTGTTCTGTTACAACCAATGAAGGAAGTCAATTGAAATCTCAAATCCAGCAACTAAAGGTATGCGTATATGCATTTCGTTACTTTCTTAGATTTCCCCTGTGCATACCAAATGtcacttatattatttattgccacacacaaatatatatatatatatatgtgtgtatatatatatatatatatatatatatatatatatatatatatatatatatatagtttattgaAATTGGCTTCtgagtatttttattttttttggtttgcAGGATGCTATAGAGAAGCTTTTGATCTAAAAAATTCACAATCCGTATGATGGGCTTCTTGAGTTGTGGCAATTGCTCCTTCTGAGGCTTTGACCGGATGAGCTATGCTATGTTTACCCAATAGGCTTTATGTGTTAACGTAGTTGATTTTCTTCCTATCTTAACAAGTTATTTGCTAATGCTATTTTTGTGATAATTGGTACGAGTGATGTTTTAAATTGATACAATGCAATTTTATGGGCATTCTTATCAGAGAATTTTTATgcatgatttattatttttaattcaacaaaCTACAATAGAacaaactaattattatatgaCAGAATCACAATATTAGACCAAAAGTtaactattttgttttaattaatagtgtaataatttaattgtgacTTACAAATTTGTCACCTGGTAATGTTTGCAATCTACagtaattttatagttatttgcTTATATTAATATGAAGATTATGAAGTCAttgtttattgattaatttCATGAATATGTTGGTTGTTCGTGAGACATTGTACATTGTTCTTATCATAGTCTAGTGATTATAAACTAGATAtctttgtatttaaaaattatagttttaaattttgaacaatTCCAATTTCAATGCAAACagtatgatattttaaaaagagataaaataatttctgaAACGCATACAAAATGTTATATCACCAATAACCTTATTTAAAACAGAAGAAGTGAATcttattctctctcttttttttttcaatagttGTTAAGTTCTATTAAAGTTAAGTTTAAtgtatatgtaaaaaaatatgtattatgtttattttgatttatataaataagatatacaaaaattatatgaacataaatttttgtaaatataaataatgtggtttttttaatccaataggtctaaaataatattatgtaattaaaatatattaaatgctataatatttgataaaaaaaattacctgatgtaatttgatgtatttttttcccttttattaTTGTGACATATCAAATTATTTACTTagataagtaaattttaaattctcacCTATACTATCATAAGAATGGTTTaggtatatatatttattctaaattgatttaaatacAACAATTTCTCTTATTGTgttacatataatattaatttgcaAATCATCAAATTATATCATCAGGTGGGCGTGCCGGAGTGGTTATCGGGCATGACTAGAAATCATGTGGGCTCTGCCCGCGCAGGTTCGAATCCTGCCGCTCACGAGATTTGATGTATGTTTTTTTCctcatgcttttttttttcacacaaatGTACATGTtagctttatcattttataaacattttctcATAATTACGATATGATATTTTTGTCTAAAGTTGAATAAAACCTTCCTTTAGATTTCAGAAGGAGTCAATGTATAagaaactttttgttttttttttctgtttttttaggTGCTTTGTTTTATGGTTTTTCAcacttgcatttttttttatcattttataagaattttatcatttttatggTATGATAATTTTCGTTCCAAGAGGAAAATGACATATATTTGGATTTTAGAAGTCAAGTAATAGTCAAttctttgtttttaatataactatcaGAGGCTAGTATGATGCttggtttcttttgttttaaaaatatttcatttatattgttgttgtttttttaggACTTTTGtagtagtttttttattaaccTACTTTTGTAAGTTAGTTTGAAACTAGATAATaggtaatattatttataaaattaaaacaaaaggtAAAACTATCAAGTTATCTTTTAATACAACTTGTGATTCAAACACaggtataaaataattttttttatataaatttgtgcAATGAATATTTTGTATTCATattattaaacttataaatGATTATCAAATTCATTCCAAATGTATATAtcaatttattacaaaataatatgaataataatgGTTGTCTTTACCTAAACTTTTGTGTATTTGAGATGAAAGTAAGAGTTTAAGATAATTAATGGAAAAAGTGAGAATTATAGTATTAtctataattgatttataatttataatttttgtataggGATGAACAAATGGAATTGTACTGCTAAAAACtatactgaactaaaaactaatttttataactgaattgtaaaatagttaagacaaactgaactgtaatATACTAATTTGTAcgatataatttaaattgtattaaactacaatataaactgaattgaactactaactgaattgtaaattatactaaacaacaatataaactgaactaaactactaactgaattgtaaattgtactaaactataatataaactaaactactaactgaattgtaaactgcactaatttTTACTACTATactatttttactttgtttagaggaaaatactcttattagaaagaaaaaaaacactcacaaattaattagtttatgtataaatttgtttgtaaaatttcaTCTCATTGATTTTTAAGGTATAAATTACATgtagtttatagaaaaaaaaactttttttttatttttcttccataaatatTTCTGGATAAAGTTAATGCGGCCCTACCagtttaaaaagtatatgaatagaatgaaaaataaaattaatatatttagtacaatttatatGAACTTCATCGAATGTGTAAAAAGAGAATGTTAACAATCAAATagctaaatttaatttatttgaattaacatataacaaattaaatttaaagataaattaactcaaaatttttcacttttgtaaCAAAGtagaccattttttttaataaatttacttgtaaattattacataagagaaaaaatgaaaaaaaaaaactacaattaTTTTAGGATGAAGTGATTTTTTAACGTAAGAAGcgaaaatttattaagttcagttgttaaaaactgaaccataaaacaatatatttaagttatagtaagAATGATTCAgttctttttagtataatatagtacaattaactatagtacaatataattcaatattttttgcCCAACTCTATTCTTGTATCTATTAAGATGGAatgatttttacctttttttaatatattttttttagtaaaggTTTTAATAGTGCATTTAGATGGTTGTTGCCTTtactaaaatttcttttttgatggtatttatattaatattctgTTATAACTTTGATactataacaaattttaaaaaaaccttgtaatagttttattaaattgtttttaattcttataaaaatattatacattaaatcTACGCTTTGAACTTTATTCTGCATTTGAAAAGTTCAAGTATGTCTATTATAGTCATCAAccatagtaaaaaaatatctatgacCAAGAACTGAAGGAATGAAAATAGGACTCCATATATCATAGTGTATCATTTCAAAACAACCAATAGACAAAGAACCACttttaggaaaagaaaatatcttttgtttAGAATAATGACATATATCAAAGGCATTATCAGAAGGTATTTGTACATAAGggaagtttttaaaatttgttctaTAATTTTGTGTAAAGGGTGACCTAGTCTATAATACCACATATTAACATCAACAtgttcataagaaaaaaagtgatttaGGAATTAAATCTAGGTAAACAATGAGAAAAGATTTCAAATAATAGAGGCCTTTGTAGACATTAACACGTCCAATCATCTTCAAGGTAGTATTATTGACACatcttaaagaaaaaagttaggCTGCAGTTTATGTCCCTAGTTAAGCTTTGAATAAATATTAggttaaaagataaattagaaATGTATAAGACactaaagataataaaatcttttgaaaattgaatGGTTCCTACATGTTGGGCAGTGACAATAGAATTATTTGACAATTTAACAAATATGagtttgattttcttaaaagtGACAGTGTTTTTTCTCATGGGTCACATGATCAGTGACCCTGGTGTCTATAATCTAAGAAAATATACCTTGTTTGTCTTCTGTTGTGTTCAATTGTATTTGACTTATGTTATGTGAAGAATTATTAACTTTCTCtatcattttaaataacttttgtaTATGTTCTGGAGTAAAGGAATTGAAGGCAACATTAGTGCTTGCCTGTTGGGTGAGTTGTGTTTCTGTAGTGGCAGAATCACTCTTGCAAACGTTGGCGGAGTTTTAGTCACTGTGccttcttttttccttattgttgttgttattcttCTTGTACCATGGTGGATAACCATGTTTAGAGTAGAATTCATTCACAATGTGGTTCATCTTGTGGCAGTAGGAGCATTGTTTCCCATAATTGagatttcttcttctccttcttccttgGCCCCGTGATCTAGCATCATGACCCATAAACCTCCAAGTTTGTTCTGATTTCCAATGATTTTGTTTATCAGTAGTGTTGGCCAGATTTTTGGTCTTAGTattctattattgtttttattgtctTCCTTATTGCATGATGGGGGAGAAGACACAATTGATCTTGGAAAGATAATCCATCAACAGGATTTGTGTTCTCATAATGTTATAGGTATCATTTAGGtcttttaagaaacaaaaaacatgttttatttctttttatttgaaagagATTTTGGACAAATCACAACTACAAAGAACACTACAAGTACAACATATATAGGTATAAGAAACTCTAATTCTTTCCAAATAATCTTTAAATGAGTAAAGAATTGACTTACGTTCCTTTCTCCTTATTTAATTGACTGAATGTCTTGAAGTTAGTAAAAAATCTTGAAGTAGTCACATTTTGAGAACCTTTCTTTTAGTACATCTCAGAGTTCTTTAACACTTCGACATATGACACTTTTTGCAATTTGTGAAGAAAGTGTTTTGATAATCCAAGATAAAACCATCATGTTGCATCTTTTCCAAACATCAGATAAGGGatcatttttttcaagttttttgaTTTCACCATCTATGAATTTGATCTTTTTCTTACAGAGAAGAGCTTTCCACATGTTTTTGTTTCAAGAAGAATAATTGGTTTCTTTTAGAACCTGAAAGATGAGGATGAAGCCTGAATTTTTCCAATGATGTAAGTAAAAGGGCATAGAAGGATTTACATACTCATCTATGTCCTCCATCATACcaagaatgaaagaaaacatgTAAGACACTTTGATTTGTAGAGTTTTGGTATAATAGAGACAAGGCTGAGGGTTGTGGTACAATATAGACAAAGTAGACAATGAACCTACTTTAATACAATATTAGAAATGGTAGGAGAGAAGAAAAGTTACAACAAAAAAGACATTCATGATAACGGAAAAAAGcatgaaagcaaagaaaaaaattcgAAACAGGTTAGAAaatcaaaatacttttattgattttgtatattattttcatacattACAGGAAAAAAGGTAAATTCTATCGTAGACAGattgttggagtgcaaacaaagtcccacattgagtagAAGAAGGATTGGTCAAGGGTTTATAAGAGATCTTTTGACGTGGTACCAAAAACAAATCCGTAATTACTTAACCCAAAGCAGATAATGTCTTACtatggagatctatgtgtgtaCCGAATCTCCTCCAACAAGAATTTccacaaacaacaaaaagagattttgataatataaaataatacaacGATTTTGATAATACATGCAGACTTCGGAAAAATCATAGTTATTCTTCTATAATTTTCACCTTGAACAAAGtagaaatttatattaaaaaaacaggCAGTGATTTTGAAATTTCGGAATTTTCAACGTCTTTCAGATTTGAAATGAAACAAATCCAGGTGAGGCTTCTAAAACACAGTATTATTAATGGCACTGTCggccattttattattattgttccTTCAAAGTTCAACTAAAAGCCACCGCCaatccctttttttctttgtctctaccattttattaactttaaacAAAACCACCTCAATCATTCTTTCAACTTGCTTTATATTTCGACCAACCAAAATAAATCCGCTTCCTGTTTCTTCAGGTTCGTGAATCTaaaactgtaatttttttattaaaaatattattatgttatttcaaagtaatttaaattcatttctttttctctttatcgTAAGTTGAGGTCTATTGTTTAAGGTGGGACGTTGGTTTTTCATTTTGAGAGAAAAGTCAACAAATTATTGCTCAACTTTTACCAATAATGGATTACGATATTACACGTCACTTAAATAATGCATTACCTACCACGTgtcttcaaaattatatattaaataaataaatactaccATGTgtctaaataaaatttatattgctttatttcaaaaaaataattacttttcacACTTCAATTGTCACGAGCCACGCATTTTAGTGGCAGAGATGGCTTCGATATTGGATAGTGTGTTAATTGATATGTTGGTGTAGTATAACCAAATGAAAAGTTAactctaatttaaataaatttatttttcacaattcAAAATTACACATAGTAAAAACATGTTGGAGGTTTTAGCATAAGCTGTCAAATATAGGTTCAACATGAAGTCATGAACTAGTAGTGTGATTATGACAATAACAAAACttctaattataacttttttgtgCATTAATTcacaacataaaatatattttaatacagaATATTTTAGGACCTTAGTAAACTTTCCCAACCtataatttaaaactgataTTAGGGaagagtttaaatttaatttattttttaaacaatttagttattatatgtttcatttcaatttgaatcattttagtaatttttacaattattgtTAAAGTATAATTGACTATATCATACTTGATTTAATATATCAATTTCCAttagtttttcattatataatatttttgtctatttaattttatacttaCAAGTTACATCATATCTCAATTCATCGGTAATTATTGATACAAACAGTTGAATTATACTTTAAAGTGATTATCTATCCAATTTATACAATCATTAAAGAAATTATACGGAACAAtgtacaattaattttttattcattaatattcaaagaaAGATTATAATgtatagaagaaaaacaaataaaaaaaatatgtttcttaTATTAGTACTTATATTTGGATCAAAGCGATTTTactaaatgaattttaaacttCTCGGGtagatttaattaattgaattacatattttttgaGACTctctaaatttgaatttatatctCAATATTTTATCTCAGGTAAATATTCATATATGAACACTCTCAATAATTccacttaaataattatttatcccCATCATAGCAATAATATATGATGATGTACA
This genomic stretch from Vigna radiata var. radiata cultivar VC1973A chromosome 7, Vradiata_ver6, whole genome shotgun sequence harbors:
- the LOC106767391 gene encoding NHP2-like protein 1, whose protein sequence is MTGEPVNPKAYPLADAQLTITILDLVQQAANYKQLKKGANEATKTLNRGISEFVVMAADTEPLEILLHLPLLAEDKNVPYVFVPSKQALGRACGVTRPVISCSVTTNEGSQLKSQIQQLKDAIEKLLI